From one Neofelis nebulosa isolate mNeoNeb1 chromosome 4, mNeoNeb1.pri, whole genome shotgun sequence genomic stretch:
- the GTPBP3 gene encoding tRNA modification GTPase GTPBP3, mitochondrial, protein MWRGLWTLVARAARGPRSPRPCTRQGSGVPVPGSGATIFALSSGHGRCGIAVIRTSGPASGHALRSLTAPRDLPPARSACLRLLSHPRSGEPLDRALVLWFPGPQSFTGEDCAEFHVHGGPAVVSGVLQALGSVPGLRPAEAGEFTRRAFAHGKLSLTEVEGLADLIHAETEAQRRQALRQLDGELGHLCHGWARTLTQALAHVEAYIDFGEDDNLEEGVLEQANGEVRELQLALGAHLRDARRGQRLRSGAHVVVAGPPNAGKSSLVNLLSRKPVSIVSPEPGTTRDVLETPVDLAGFPALLSDTAGLREGAGPVEQEGVRRARERLEQADLILAVLDASDLASPSSRSFLDTVVAPAGAGSPNGNSQRLLLVLNKSDLLPPGGPDPSPNLRPHLLLSCLTGEGLDGLLEALRKELAEVCGDPSTGPPLLTRARHQHHLQGCLDALGHYTQTKDLALAAEALRLARGHLARITGGGGTEEILDIIFRDFCVGK, encoded by the exons ATGTGGCGGGGGTTGTGGACCCTGGTAGCCCGGGCCGCACGTGGGCCTCGCAG TCCCAGACCGTGCACGCGCCAGGGCAGCGGCGTCCCGGTCCCCGGTTCCGGGGCCACTATCTTCGCGCTGAGTTCCGGCCACGGCCGCTGCGGCATCGCGGTGATCCGAACCAGCGGCCCCGCCAGCGGCCACGCCCTCCGGAGCCTCACGGCGCCCCGGGACTTGCCCCCGGCTCGCAGCGCCTGCCTGCGCCTGCTCAGCCACCCCCGTTCCGGGGAGCCGTTGGATCGCGCGCTGGTGCTCTGGTTCCCAG GTCCCCAAAGTTTCACGGGTGAGGACTGCGCCGAGTTCCACGTGCACGGAGGCCCGGCGGTGGTGAGTGGCGTCCTGCAGGCCCTGG GTAGCGTGCCAGGGCTGCGGCCAGCGGAGGCCGGTGAGTTCACCAGACGGGCATTCGCCCACGGGAAGCTGAGCCTGACCGAGGTGGAGGGGCTGGCGGATCTAATTCATGCGGAAACCGAGGCGCAGCGGCGGCAGGCGCTGAGACAGCTGGACGGAGAACTGGGCCACCTCTGCCACGGCTGGGCCAGGACCCTCA cccaggctctggcTCATGTGGAGGCCTATATCGACTTTGGTGAGGATGACAACCTGGAGGAGGGCGTCCTGGAGCAAG CTAACGGCGAAGTGCGGGAGCTGCAGCTGGCACTGGGCGCACATCTTCGAGATGCCAGGCGCGGGCAGAGGCTTCGCTCAGGGGCGCACGTAGTGGTCGCAGGACCCCCCAACGCTGGCAAGAGCAGCCTGGTGAACCTACTCA GCCGGAAGCCTGTGTCCATAGTGTCTCCGGAACCGGGGACCACCCGCGACGTGCTGGAGACCCCCGTGGACCTGGCCGGGTTCCCGGCGCTGCTGAGCGACACGGCGGGGTTGCGGGAGGGCGCTGGGCCCGTGGAGCAGGAGGGCGTGCGGCGCGCCCGGGAGAG GCTTGAGCAGGCTGACCTCATTCTGGCCGTGCTGGATGCTTCTGACCTGGCCTCTCCGTCCAGCCGCAGCTTCCTGGACACCGTTGTCGCCCCCGCCGGAGCTGGGAGCCCCAATGGGAACAGCCAGCGCCTCCTGCTGGTGCTGAACAAATCGGACTTACTGCCTCCAGGCGGCCCCGACCCCAGTCCCAACCTGCGCCCGCACCTGCTGCTGTCCTGCTTGACCGGAGAGGGGCTGGATGGCCTCCTGGAGGCGCTGAGGAAGGAGCTGGCCGAAGT GTGTGGGGACCCGTCCACAGGCCCACCGCTCCTGACGCGTGCAAGGCACCAGCATCACCTACAGGGCTGCCTGGACGCTCTTGGCCACTACACGCAGACTAAGGACCTGGCCCTGGCTGCTGAGGCTCTGCGACTCGCCCGGGGGCACCTGGCCCGCATCACCGGCGGAGGGGGCACTGAGGAAATCCTGGATATCATCTTCCGGGACTTCTGCGTGGGCAAGTGA